From the genome of Setaria viridis chromosome 1, Setaria_viridis_v4.0, whole genome shotgun sequence:
ATGGCTATAGTAAGTTTGTGCGCCACCATTTTATCAACCCCTTGATATCCATCATTCAGATGATACAGTAAGCTAAACAAAATGATTGATTCAATTTATGAAAAATCGTGGCTAAGGAACTATTTGTTTGCACACCGCCATTTTATGGACTCCTTGATACCAGCTACTTGGCCTAGCACGATATTATATTCATGCAGCATTACCTGGATAATTTGGAGCATATTTCTAATGGCTTAACAGAAATTGGGATGGCGATCATATGTATTGTGCATACAGGGTTCTCTTCCCAGTTTGAAGAAACAAGGACATCTAATACATTTTCGAGCTCTCCAATTGGTTGGGCAATGTATGAATGCCGTAGCATGTATGGCTCTGCAGAGAagtatgatatatttttttcctaCGCCCATATCTGTTAAAGAAATACACGAACGTAAATGATATTGATATCTTTTCAACTTTTTCATTTAATATTTGACACTATGCCCTAtctttaaatatatatatataaaaatcagaaaaatcTGTGCAAACTAGGACAGCAGTATATGTCGAGTGAAATGGGAAGTGAGGCTTGCTGCTTACTATATGTTAACTTAGGTTGCAGGATCTTTGAAGCGACCAGACTGATTGTGCTGCTGTTTGCAGGACCTTTGAAGCAGCCTGACTGTTTGCCGACTGGATCTACCAGTTGACGGGGGTTGCATCTGCAGCTGTAGTTAAATGAAACAGCACTTAGCGTTGCTGTCTTCTGTGGCCAACCTACGAGAGACCGTCAGAGTCACTTGAGTTGAAGCGGAGGAATCAAGTCTTTGTACATATACAATATCCTACGAAACACTATTGCCCTTGGATCCCGAACAGTTAGCCTTTTGTGATGGATCTGATGCTGCACAGTCAGCTCAGCTGACTAGAATATCGACTTGAGGACTGCATTGTGCATGAGTGCCATGAGTGGGAATCTGTAAATGGTGTAAGCTGCTTTCTGTTGCAGTATGAGGTTCCTGAAGCAAAGAACATCCAAGTGGAATTGTCTGAAACTTGTCGGTTCGTGGGACCtgatgggttttttttttctgtcttgGGGTGAACTGGCAGGCATATTGAGAGTGTTCCTTATGCACTGCACTTGGATTGCATGGAACTTAACATATGTACAAGGTGACTTGGTGGCGGTTATCTGTTGTGTCATGCTGCCTACCATCCTGGTACCTGAAAGTACTGTTTGTGAATGCTACGTGCAGATGTTTGTTGGATGTTGGGTGGCAAGCAAGCCATTCCTTTTCCACTGAATTGCACATCTCCCAGTACAGAACTCTGGGGgagtttggttcctcgagctaaagtttagtccgtgtcacatcgaatattcagaggctaattaggaggattaaatatgagttaattataaaactaattacacagacgaggtgaatctattaagcctaattaatccatcattagcaaatgtttattgtagcagcacattgtcaaatcatggactaattaggcttaatagatttatctcgctgtttagcctccatctgtataataggttttgtaaatagtctacatttaatactcctaattagtatataaacattcgatgtgacaggtgctggAACCTAACGCCCCCTCTGTTAACGCCTTTTGTGCCGGATGAACAGCTCCTATCTAGTCTAGTACTCGATTGCTACTTGGAAGATCAAAAATGGAAGGAAATGTATACGGTCAGGTTGAATTGAGTCCAGTTTTTGTAACAGTGCATTATGGGCATACGATAATCCCGTTAGCTTATGACCGGTCAAGAGCGTGATAGGATGATAATACTATAATGGTTGGATGTAAACTAAttgtttcattattttttttgttaggcACGGCAGCGGATGCGTATTAGTTATGCAGCACGACTATCTAGACCAGGTTTTGCTTGGCGGTCAACTAGAACCCTATACTTGTCCTAGATACTGATGCTTAACgacatgcatgtatatataaCCGTAGATATACTTAGTTTGCAGTAGAGACGCCAAAAAGAGAGGTCCTCCTTGGTTGTCTTTCCtctcttcccttcccttccctttaGGCGGGGGGTGGGGCCCACCCGGCAGTGACAACGTGGAAGGCACACCGCACGAACACGCCGCACCTCACACAAAAGCAAAATCCATCCATCCTCCGAATTTCGATTTCCAACCCCGGCTGCCCCCACCGCCGCACCAGCCCAATGTCACGCGTCGGCGACGCCCGCGGcctcgaggcggaggcggcggccgcggccgaggcggcgcgggagctgcgggaggcggccgccgccctcgtcgccacgcgcgccgccgaggaggaggcgctgcgccgccgcgccgtcgcacTCGACGCCGACGTCCGCCGCCTCCAGGGCTCGCTACCCGCCCTCGACCCCTCCGCGGTCGACAAGGTCCTCCTCGCCTTCTCTACCCCATCCTCCACCTCCTTCCTTCCTCGTACGGGCTCGATTACCtcgacgccgcgccgcgcgggtgCCTTCACCACGCTTTGCTTCGAATTCCAGATCGCGATCAGCTTGCCAAACCAAATTTATGCCTGCTCGTGCTCCATGCGTGGGCCATGGACCCTACGGCGgggatatcatcaaaatttgGGCCACCATCCCCATTGTATGATTAGGCATCAAGATATCCGCCTGGAGGAGGATTAATTAGGTTGGCTATTCTTATTGTCCCCGCATAGCAGAGTTTTGAAGCGCAGACATCCTCCCTACACTGCATGCGCTCCAATGGTTACGTTCCAATACAGTTTCGGATGCTCGAGGATTGGAGCCCAATCCACGTTTAGGAACGCATACTAGTACCTTGTTGTCGCACCAAGTGGGAGGACTTGCCAGTAGGACGACAGCTCATGTGCCTGTGTGAATTCAAGCTAATTTTGCTTGGACCTAGCGGGCTCTCGTTCTGCACTCATCGCCTGCCCTTTGCAACCAGGCAGTTCATACCTGTTCTTAGGAGGTTATGTACTGCTGTAAACCTGAAACATCACCTCTTGTAAAACCCTAAGCATGTTCTTACTTATTAACACCTTGCAGCACTTAAGCTCTATCCTTGTGAGCATATATGCGTTTGTTGTTTGATGTGGACATCAGCTAAATCTGACATTTGTACTTGCTGCAGGTCGAGGAGGAATTGGAGCGTGCCAGGGTTGCCATCGCAGATAGTGATGTGGCCTCATTTCTCCCCAGCAAGAGAAATGGTTAGATATGTTTCATTTCATATACCACCTTTTTGCTTGGGCTGAAGTTTAATGCTTATGTCAGGTAATGATTTGTGGATTTTGATGTACTTTCTTCTGAACATGCAGGGAAGTTCCTTAAGATGTTTCTAGGCCCTGTGAATGTGCGGGTGGCTAGGAAGGAAGATAAGCTCAAAATCAAGGATGAGTACAATAATTACAGGGTACGCTTAAGATACTTCCTCAATGTCATTCAAAAAGAGTATATAGATTTTTTTTCGGATATGATATCAAGAGATGAATTGACAATATCATCTGCTTAAACTTTAGACCCTTTCTAGTCATGGCTTGCGCACTCTAATGATTGCTCCTATGCGCGTAAAATTTGATTTCTGTAAGCATTATGAAATAAACTCATATAACATCTCACCTTTAATCTACCACTGCTTACAAAATTTAAGGGAAATTTAAATCATCAGGATAATTGGGTAAACATGGAAAATTCAGAAAGCGTTCCAGTGAAACATCTAGCCTGTTTTGTGTGATACAGTTATGTTTTGCAAACCTCTAGTTACTAAAGAAACATACAGTGCTGGGCTGTATGATGGTAAATATGTTGTAAAGTTATGTACAAGTACATATTTAAATTTCGAATCCAAATAATCCTTAATTGATTGATCTTAGAGCTGAACTGACATTGCATCTTGTAAACTATAAGAATGCATGACACAAATGGTGTTGATGTTTTAACCTTTTCTATTGGCAGGATAGGACTGCCTATAAGTTTCTGCTGTTTCCATCTATCCTCCTCCTACTGAGATGGTGGATATGGGATGGATGCCTTCCAGCTTGGGCAGTTCAGGTCTACCAGGTATTTCATGAGTACTATGATACTCCTTGAATATTTTTACCCTGCTAAAGCACTGTATTGTCCAACAAGAACATTCTAAATAGTGTCTTTCCATTTGTCAGGCTTGGTTACTGTTCCTGTACGCTAGCTTTGCTTTGCGGGAGAATGTGTTGATTGCAAATGGTAGTGACATTCGTCCATGGTAAGGGATCATCACTTCTGAACTTTCATTGCTTAAGATATTTAAAACATTTGACTGCAGCACTTAAGCGTCATTTGCAAACATGTTTAGTTAAGTTTTCTCAAGTCAAATAATTTGTCGGTACTTGAAGGGACTTTGATCAACATCTAAAAACTATGTTTAGTTTATTTACTTGTTAGATTTCTTCTCCAGTGCATGCTCCTTTTATAATGTTTCGCTACTATTTTCAGGTGGATATATCACCACTATCTAGCAATGGTAATGGCTCTTATTAGCCTTACATGGGAGATAAAGGGACAGCCTGATTGTTCTAGTAAGCAGGTACAtgctctaatttttttttcctggaggAGGCACTGGAGTAGGCATCATTTGGCAGCAATCCTGAATCTTCGAACACTGCACTCAAACACTGATCTTTTGCAGAGAGGGGTGCAACTCTTCCTGCgttgggcaataatgcaagggATTGCAATGCATCTACAGAACAGATATCAGCGCCAAAGATTACGCACTCGCATAGCTCTAGGAAAGGTAATATCTTGTCGTGattcaagaaacaaaaataatcaaTATACATATACATAATTGAAAGTTTCAGTACAACACGAGTTAACACTCGCAATTTGGATCACATGACTGTAGCTTTGGAAATTTCTTGACCTCGATTCAAAGGATGGGCACGTCTCAGTGTTCCAGAACATGACTCTAATTAGAACCAAAAAGTTTCCTGTATATGATAGAACTTGGACATGTGTATCTTCACTTGGTGCTTATGAAGAGTACATCAATCTATTTGATGTTTTTCTTAGTTTTACATTTAAGCTATAGCGAACTCTGGTAAAAAAAACCTTGGGGCAGTGGTTATGGTTACTGCTAGAATGTGAACCATCCAATCAATTTTGTCTGATATCATTATGCAAATACCTTTTTTAAGCTCAACGTGACTTTCCTCACAACACACAGGCAAAAAGAATGGATGTTGTCGCTGGAGAAACAGCCGGTGTGGAGGGACAGCTCTTGTTGCTGTACCCTGTCCTTTTTATATTACAGGTATGTGGTGTTAATTCAAAGCGCTGCAGTTCCTAGTAGCTCCTTCAGAACATGTCGTCAGTCCTTTGTACATAAATTATGTATATCACAGATATCCTCTGTATGCTGCACTGATCACTTGATCCTTGTTACTCCATGCTTGCAGGGTTTTGAAGCGTATGTTGGAGTTTTGCTTCTTCAGACAGCTTTGCACGGGCTTGCCTCCGAATGGCAGGCAAGCATAATTTAACATTTTTCGCTATTGGCAGTTGAATGGCAGATAGGATTAGATATTGTCCAGCTGTCCTTGGTTGAATTTATTGCTATTCGGAATTTATTGCCTTGCCTAATAtttgaaaaaatatttaaaGAATCAAGGTGGTTATGGAGTGATAGGTCAAAACTGTCCTGACCATGTTGGTATGGCACTTTGTCATGAACTGAAGTTTGCACCATGTTTTCAAATTTTGCCAGGTTGTAGTTTGTGGGATCTTGCTGGTGGTAATGGCAGTGGGCAACTTTGTCAACACTGTGGAGACACTGGTATTGAAGTTGAGGTTCAAAGCAAAGATGAAGAGGGCAAAGAGCAGGCAGGACCGCCCGCATCAAAATTGACGAAAGCAGAACTCTGACACCATCTCTTTTGTAAATCCTTTGACCCATAAAACATTTTTGGCTGCTTGTAATCCCCTGCTTCGGTAATTGGTCATTCAAGTTGGCACCCTAGACGACACGACTAAAAGATACAAATATTTCCACTTCAGTTGAAAATTGCGAGTTTGCATGTATGCTTGAGCTCTAAATCTTTGAGTTTTGATAAAGATAGGTAATGTATCCAAAGTTGTGTATAGAATAAGGGTATTAGACTGTTGCAGCTCTGTATAAATGGTGCAGAGGCTTGTAAGGTTTGGTGGTGTCATGGCTCTTTTAAACAGGGTGGTGTGAATGACGAGTGTCATTTCTGTCTTGTGCTCCAACTACTTGTGCTGGCAATCCATCACAtggtatgatggcaagcaaccTTGCTGCAACTACTTAACATAAGGTTAAGCTTATTATTGGTCATATGTTATCAACAGTATCCCAATAGCAGACTACTAGTGTACATTCTCATGGGActtttttgttgttgctgttAGAATAGTGCTCACGGGGATTCATCATTTTGTTCCAGGTGCATATTGCGGCTCAAATAAATTTTTGTGTATTTTCCATTGTTTTTGATGCCGTGGTCCTGGGAATTCTAAAAATGGCCTATCCTTGTTCCAAGTGCGTCTggtcagagaaaaaaaaatgcatctgTTTTGGATGCCGTGGTCCTGGAAATTCTGCTGCTCTCTCATATGCCAAGCACTAAATCGCGAAAAACATCTGCAGGGCAGGACCAGGCTTGGAGAATCCAATCCCGCTAGAAACGGAGCAAAGCCGCAACCCAATCCTTGAACAATCATATGCCTGCCGGCCCGCCCTCCAAAACTGCCCCTGCTTTTCGACCCCAAACAACTTGAATGCTTCTCCTCTGCTCTGCTTGCACATCATCACCCATCTCTACATTTCTACTAGCTGGTGCAGAGCTGGGCCAGACAAACTTTACCCTTTTTAATTACTgatactgaaaaaaaaaatccatcccATCATATTTACATTTCACTCTGGTCAACCTCTGTCCTCTCCCAATGCACAATCATTTCCTTACAAGCCTAAGTTCTCGCCATCGATCTTTGTACCCTAGTCAACGAGAACAGCCAAACGGTGATTCTAGTACTAATGCTACAAGAACAAACACACAAATAAAAGAGACACAAACAAGCAATTTGCTGCTAGGAAATTAAAATGGGAACGAAGAATAATCCTGAATCATGTGAGCTCCAACAGCTTGCTCAGCTGAATATGGTGGTCACCGTGATCGGCCTTGGCAATGGACCTCGCCGCCTTCTCCGCGATGGACGCGCGCACCTGCGCCATCGCCGGCCGGAGCCccggctgcgccgccgcgcacTCCACGGCGATCCTCGCCACCTCGCCGGCCTCTTCCTCATCGTACCCTTCCCCTAGCCTGGCGTCGACGAGCCCGGCCACCCCGCGCGCCCTGACGCGCGGCAGTATCCTCGCCGCCAGGTTCTCCGAcccgggctcgccggcggctggCAGGCCCGTGACGGCCTCGAGCAGCagcacgccgaagctgtacacgtcggaCTTCTTGGACACGATGCCGGTGCGGAGGAAGAATGGGTCGGCGTAGCCCGGCGAGcccacggcggcgcgcgtgggggcgacggcggcggagaagcCCTCGCAGGCGGAGCCCAGGTCGCAGAGCCGCGCGCCGAGGCCACGGCCGTCGAGGAGCACGTTGGACGCCGACACGTCGCCGTGCACCACggggggcgcgccgccgccgccggcggaggcgtcgtGCAGGTGCTCCAGCGCGCAGGCCACGTCGTGGACGATGCGCATGCGCTGGGGccaggagagaggaggggccgTGGCGCCGCCGTGGAGCCGGTCGGCCAgcgtgccgccggcgaggtacTCCAGGACCAGCGCGCCGCCTTCCTCTGCACGCACGTAGGCAGTAACAATAATTTATTACTTGCTCTTCCTCAATGGTTAATTTGCTGAGGAGGACACTGTGCACTGTAATTTCTTTGATACGACTaggaacatgcatgcatgggtgTTTACTAGTATGTTTTAACCGCGGGGTGAACTGTGAAAGCGAAGGGAATCGACAGCGACGACCAAACTGATCGGCGAGCTGCAGGTTTGGTTCTACTTTGACGAAAGGAGTGGAGATGgtacaaaaagaaataaatacgCGGGAGGTGTAGCCGttgctctcctctctcctctcgtTAGGTGGAGGGGAGTAAAGTGATGTCACGCGCGCACCCTTTGCAGCTGTAGCAACTAGCAACCACCCCCTcctgtttttcatttttatttgcaATATTTTTTCCCCCTCGGTGACTAGCAACACTGCTCGAGTCTACATAATAAAGCTATTTCTTTTCCCTCAAAAAAAAGTATATATAAAAGCATGACTTGTAAATAAGTACTGAGGGGTAAACAAAGTCGTCAATGCGTGCatgccaaaaaagaaaagaaaattttgccAGCATGTATGTGTAAGAAATATTCATGCTAATCCAAATTAGTTCTTATTTGCTTGCATATAAACTGGTGGGTATCCAGAACTTACATGAAGTTAAACAAGCTAATCGATCAAGAGGAGCCATCAGTGATTAAAAAGGGCAAGGAAGAAGCAAGTTTGTAACAGGGACAGTTTGTTTGAAGCAGATGGACCAAGCAGCGTAGCGTAGCGTAGCGTAGCGTCAAAGCTTCACTTATTCATTCTTTACGagcagacaaaaaaaaaagaatagagcAGAAAAGTAAAGTAACAGGGGAAGACGAATAATTAAACAAAAATGAGCACGCACCGTGGTCGTCGGAGTACGCGAGGAGCGCGACGATGTGCGGGTGCCGGAGCCGGCGGAGCAGGTCGAGCTCCTGGCGGAACGCGCGCAGGCGCCTCTCGCCGCCGCACCAGCGGTGCACCTtgacggcgacgggcgcgccgtCGCGGAGCCTGGCGAGGTAGACGGTGCTGGAGCCGCCGCGGCCCacgacggccgcctcgtcgAAGCCGCCGGTGagcgcctccacctcccgccacgccagccgccgcggcgcttgctgctgctgctgctgcttggccgCAGCCGCTGGCGGCGACTCCGATGACAAGGCCAGCTCGTACtgcggctggtggtggtgaggCAGTGGCGCCtcggggtcggcgtcggggcggcggagggcggcgaggcAGTGGCGGACGAGGAGGCAGGCGATGGCcgcggaggcgaggaggaggacgcagaagaagatgatggcgaGCGCCACGGGCAGTTCCATGGCGGCCGCTCGCGGTTGCGCTGTTGCTTGCTTGTCAGAAGCAGCAGCTGCTTCAGTGTGGGGGGGAATGGGATGGGAGAGCAGGAAACGGGGGAGCTGCAATACAACCAGAGGTGAATTCAAGGCGATATATATGATGGTGCAGTGGTGTATAAATGTATATAATACTGATACAATACAGCACGGGATCATATATAATTAATCAGATGGA
Proteins encoded in this window:
- the LOC117861737 gene encoding uncharacterized protein; this translates as MSRVGDARGLEAEAAAAAEAARELREAAAALVATRAAEEEALRRRAVALDADVRRLQGSLPALDPSAVDKVEEELERARVAIADSDVASFLPSKRNGKFLKMFLGPVNVRVARKEDKLKIKDEYNNYRDRTAYKFLLFPSILLLLRWWIWDGCLPAWAVQVYQAWLLFLYASFALRENVLIANGSDIRPWWIYHHYLAMVMALISLTWEIKGQPDCSSKQRGVQLFLRWAIMQGIAMHLQNRYQRQRLRTRIALGKAKRMDVVAGETAGVEGQLLLLYPVLFILQGFEAYVGVLLLQTALHGLASEWQVVVCGILLVVMAVGNFVNTVETLVLKLRFKAKMKRAKSRQDRPHQN
- the LOC117861725 gene encoding salt tolerance receptor-like cytoplasmic kinase 1, which translates into the protein MIPCCIVSVLYTFIHHCTIIYIALNSPLVVLQLPRFLLSHPIPPHTEAAAASDKQATAQPRAAAMELPVALAIIFFCVLLLASAAIACLLVRHCLAALRRPDADPEAPLPHHHQPQYELALSSESPPAAAAKQQQQQQAPRRLAWREVEALTGGFDEAAVVGRGGSSTVYLARLRDGAPVAVKVHRWCGGERRLRAFRQELDLLRRLRHPHIVALLAYSDDHEEGGALVLEYLAGGTLADRLHGGATAPPLSWPQRMRIVHDVACALEHLHDASAGGGGAPPVVHGDVSASNVLLDGRGLGARLCDLGSACEGFSAAVAPTRAAVGSPGYADPFFLRTGIVSKKSDVYSFGVLLLEAVTGLPAAGEPGSENLAARILPRVRARGVAGLVDARLGEGYDEEEAGEVARIAVECAAAQPGLRPAMAQVRASIAEKAARSIAKADHGDHHIQLSKLLELT